A stretch of Inquilinus sp. Marseille-Q2685 DNA encodes these proteins:
- a CDS encoding SDR family oxidoreductase codes for MSVTAQATAVVVTGASHGLGAALARHYAAPGVALALIGRNPARLAGVAESCRRRGAVVETAEIDVRDGARLGDFLRGFDARHPVAVVIANAGVEAGLAPGRGCEPEDLVTAQLRINLEGAIATVSPLIEPMRARRFGRIVLVSSLAALMPLADQPAYSASKAGLMAWGEALLAWLRPDGIRVTIACPGFIATGMSDRYRGARPFQWSAERAAGHIAAGAARGRAMVAFPWPLVWLIRLGRLAPRPVRAAFIDRFLRFEIDAPAAL; via the coding sequence ATGAGCGTGACGGCCCAGGCGACGGCGGTTGTCGTGACCGGGGCGTCGCACGGTCTCGGCGCGGCGCTGGCCCGGCACTACGCGGCGCCGGGCGTGGCGCTGGCCCTGATCGGCCGCAACCCCGCCCGCCTGGCCGGGGTCGCCGAATCCTGCCGGCGCCGCGGCGCGGTGGTGGAGACGGCGGAGATCGATGTGCGCGACGGCGCCCGGCTGGGCGATTTCCTGCGCGGCTTCGACGCCCGCCATCCGGTGGCGGTGGTGATTGCCAATGCCGGTGTCGAGGCCGGTCTGGCCCCGGGCCGCGGCTGCGAACCGGAGGATCTGGTCACGGCGCAGCTGCGCATCAACCTGGAAGGCGCGATCGCCACGGTGTCGCCGCTGATCGAGCCGATGCGCGCCCGCCGCTTCGGCCGCATCGTCCTGGTCTCGTCGCTGGCGGCGCTGATGCCGCTGGCCGACCAGCCGGCCTATTCCGCCTCCAAGGCCGGGCTGATGGCCTGGGGCGAGGCGCTGCTGGCCTGGCTGCGGCCGGACGGCATCCGCGTCACCATCGCCTGCCCCGGCTTCATCGCCACCGGGATGAGCGACCGCTACCGCGGCGCCCGGCCGTTCCAGTGGAGCGCCGAGCGCGCGGCCGGGCACATTGCCGCCGGCGCCGCGCGCGGCCGCGCCATGGTCGCCTTCCCCTGGCCGCTGGTCTGGCTGATCCGCCTGGGCCGGCTGGCCCCGCGCCCGGTCCGGGCGGCCTTCATCGACCGCTTCCTGCGCTTCGAGATCGACGCCCCGGCGGCGCTGTAG
- a CDS encoding capsule biosynthesis protein has product MNGRPQRPFAAAARLAGALAPPRPVPPQPASPQPAAARAIPAPSGTGRQRVVLVLQGAATPFQRRLAAALEAEGARIVKINICGGDVVFWRRPAIAFRGRFEDWRGFVADILDRERVTDLVLFGDCRPHHRVAVDLARRRGLRLHLFEEGYLRPGWVTCEAWGVNGHSDLPRSPAAFLALARGVEPPPPPAPVPSYFLHRAVWDVLWTAGLVALMPAFPHYRHHALDHPLVEYAGWVGRFLRAPWARRRARRVMQGLAGQAGRYYLHPLQLDTDFQIRTHSPFRDTVEAAEEVIASFARSADPGTRLVVKLHPLDFRPVAKQRRIEALAARHGVAGRVDFIDGGDLQQLVDGAIGVVVVNSTVGLFALERGRPLQTLGTAVFDLPGLSFQGGLDRFWAEGQPPRPDLLEAFRRVVVARTQIRGSFFSLQGIDLAVDGARRRILDGEVRPLREAAAWAQAGE; this is encoded by the coding sequence GTGAACGGGCGACCCCAGCGCCCGTTTGCCGCTGCGGCGCGGCTGGCCGGTGCGCTGGCCCCGCCGCGGCCCGTCCCGCCGCAGCCGGCCTCCCCACAGCCGGCTGCGGCGCGGGCGATCCCGGCGCCGTCCGGCACCGGACGTCAGCGCGTCGTGCTGGTCCTGCAGGGGGCGGCGACGCCGTTCCAGCGCCGCCTGGCGGCGGCGCTGGAGGCCGAGGGCGCCCGCATCGTCAAGATCAACATCTGCGGCGGCGACGTGGTGTTCTGGCGCCGGCCGGCCATCGCCTTCCGCGGCCGGTTCGAGGACTGGCGCGGCTTCGTCGCGGACATCCTCGACCGCGAGCGCGTCACCGACCTGGTGCTGTTCGGCGACTGCCGGCCGCATCACAGGGTGGCGGTTGACCTCGCCCGCCGCCGCGGCCTCAGGCTGCACCTGTTCGAGGAGGGCTATCTGCGCCCCGGCTGGGTCACCTGCGAGGCCTGGGGCGTCAACGGTCATTCCGACCTGCCGCGCAGCCCGGCCGCGTTCCTGGCCCTGGCGCGGGGCGTCGAACCGCCGCCGCCGCCGGCACCGGTGCCGTCCTACTTCCTGCACCGGGCGGTGTGGGACGTGCTGTGGACGGCCGGGCTGGTGGCGCTGATGCCGGCCTTCCCGCATTACCGCCACCACGCCCTCGACCACCCGCTGGTGGAATATGCCGGCTGGGTGGGCCGCTTCCTCCGCGCCCCCTGGGCCAGGCGGCGGGCGCGCCGGGTGATGCAGGGCCTGGCCGGGCAGGCCGGGCGCTACTACCTGCACCCGCTGCAGCTCGACACCGATTTCCAGATCCGCACCCATTCGCCCTTCCGCGACACGGTCGAGGCGGCGGAGGAGGTGATCGCCTCCTTCGCCCGCAGCGCCGACCCCGGCACCCGGCTGGTGGTGAAGCTGCACCCGCTGGACTTCCGCCCGGTCGCCAAGCAGCGGCGGATCGAGGCGCTGGCGGCGCGGCACGGCGTCGCCGGCCGGGTCGACTTCATCGACGGCGGCGACTTGCAGCAACTGGTCGACGGCGCCATCGGCGTGGTCGTGGTCAACTCCACCGTCGGCCTGTTCGCGCTCGAGCGCGGCCGGCCGCTGCAGACGTTGGGCACCGCCGTGTTCGACCTGCCGGGCCTCAGCTTCCAGGGCGGCCTCGACCGTTTCTGGGCCGAGGGGCAGCCGCCGCGGCCGGACCTGCTGGAGGCGTTCCGCCGCGTCGTGGTGGCGCGGACCCAGATCCGCGGCAGCTTCTTCTCGCTGCAGGGCATCGACCTCGCGGTCGACGGCGCCCGCCGCCGCATCCTCGACGGCGAGGTGCGGCCGCTGCGCGAGGCTGCGGCCTGGGCGCAGGCCGGGGAATGA
- a CDS encoding type I polyketide synthase — protein sequence MPAGSPRLQDQPIAVIGMACRLPGAAGLDDFWSLLLQERCSVSTLGSDRWAIERFYHPRRGEPGRSYTLAAGLIEDPNGFDAGAFRIAPREAEQMDPQQRLLLELVWEALEDAGLPPSTLAGQPVGVFVGASSVDAYTRIVGDASGIDTHFMTGNTASIIANRISYIYDLRGPSLTIDTACSSSLVALDAAVRALARGEIDTAVVAGVNILGAPQAFYGFSRAGMLSPTGLCRPFAAAADGYVRAEGGAVLVLSRLDAARSNGRVPRAMIDATGVNSDGRTVGLSLPSTDAQRRLLEQVYGEAGIDPNGLAFVEAHGTGTRVGDPAEAEAIGRALGQKRDAPLPVGSVKSNIGHLEPASGLAGTIKAILAIEHRLLPATLHLDSINPDIPFDALNLVPARGPVALQPGRGPLTAGVSSFGFGGTNAHAVLRAPRPEEMPEPSPDIPAGILLLSAHGEEALRSLAGRYAEALERPDAVPARIARHAAYDREWLPHRLALPLGDDAAALLRRFAEGDLAPGDQSGPLLSARGEGAAGPVCFAFSGNGSQFAGMGLRAYRASRPFREAFDEIDARYAALAGWSPAEALQDPALEERLHATSTAQPLLFAVQAALTAALAAEGLRPAMVIGHSVGEVAAALAAGMVTPDQAVRIIHWRSRCQEQLRGLGSMAVLMLSREEAEAVLAEAGLAGVVVAAVNSPVCVTVSGPRDEIEALLKLARQRRVAAQRVGVDYPFHSPLTAPIEAPLKAALAGTVAADGRIPFISAVTGGLLAGAALDADYWWHNIRQPVDFAAAARTALDLGAAIFVEIGPRPVLTGHLRDIAKAAEREAAILPTLDNRPGKQATEDGRDPVRPVALQVLLRGGAVDRGPLFGARPAGRRQALPHYPWQRRDLRQAPTPERIDLSLAKPAHPLLGARLGEGTPEWHGLLDPELLPYLADHKVAGEVVVPGAALLEMAVAAGRQWFGADAVEVEDFDILQALMIPEGTTRETWLRLAPATGAVEILARQRMAGEDWTLHARGRVGPSPVAAAPERDGARDDDALRPVDPASIYAAAASAGLDYGPGFRRAAAIASDDERRITVDLAPEAAQNGLYTTPHALHPTTLDAAFHGLFALYERLGGGEGGAFLPVRFAALRVYRSAPACRARLDLRRATPRSILVDIALEDEAGSGGAELRGARFQRSALRLAGGDELLYRPVRQPWDDGTAAVTAADLDQAAAGLLDRHQAGDDWLLLTAWARSMAHRAVRAVAGSSRFTVERLCRGGRLATAAGPRFEGLLRILAEFGLATEQNGAWHLAPARLPSPQAILRSILAAHPERGAETVMAARLSRDLVAALRSGEPLRFSKGVEAHARAASPLLPLAAELVGRLAAGRAAPLALLLVDPEGELVPALLPLVRERALTVAVTGPEPKALAGLAARTPRLPGLRILDDQAAAPAGRFDLALAVDAVPAGDPARLAQQIAGLLRPGAPAVAIDTIPDTVTALLLDGRTDGAAAPDGLAGALVQAGFRPASRHRAGTSGATAQLAVWDRPAAAVPARSILIRPPAAEAELLTDLADRLRRQGHQVRIDPAAAAAEGDTVLLPLMLDAARDPVTFLSGAILALRAEAEALPAGKATLWLVARCGKVNGKADGGRGLAEALAAAGRTLANEHSGLALRFATLAPALADDAAAAALAGLIASDPAETEFEIDRDGIFVGRVEAVRPAPQESAAEDRAARLVLAAPGSLGRIGWTAAERRAPGPEEIEIEVEASGLNFRDVMFSLGLLPDDYLEDGFAGPTLGFECAGTVRRVGAAVTGLQEGDRVMAFAPAAFATHVTVPAQVAMRVPEGIDPAAAATMPVAFITAWYALVHQARLGRGESVLIHGAAGGVGLAALQIAKLRGATVVATAGNEDKRALAQLLGADLVLDSRSLAFADEIRWKLGGVDVVLNSLSGDAMRRSLRALKPFGRFVELGKRDFVVDTAVGLRAFARNVSYFGVDADQLLNAQPALTRRLLRDLDRLFAQRRLTPLPHRVFPADQAEEAFRLMQGAGHIGKIVITPPREIPAAPAAEARFEAQGTGFHLVTGGTGGFGFAAALWLAEHGAKTIVVASRRGTLGPAEKAEAERLAKQGATLAAERLDVTDRAACEKLLAGLERRHGPLRGIIHAAMVLDDGLLRDLDAARIERVLAPKIKGAIHLDLVSRTRAPDYFVLFSSATTLIGNPGQANYVAANAYLEALARTRRAQGLPALAVAWGAIADAGVLARDAAKGDALKRRIGRSSLKAAEALAQLGRLLARPAATPEEAVVACARIDWQAATRELPILATPRLAAMADGRRAEAAEAEVDLSALIAGRTDAEAQRIVTETMLAEIGRILRMPPSDIDGDRPFAELGMDSLMGLELDAAMQSRYGIDLPFLSIGAGLTLNELSGRIVAKLRGAPAAGPEVPPPSEEAQLIAKHVEAELEADAAVLVREAVRDRAKTTRRVLG from the coding sequence ATGCCAGCAGGCTCTCCGAGACTCCAGGACCAGCCCATCGCGGTGATCGGCATGGCCTGCCGGCTACCCGGCGCGGCCGGCCTCGACGACTTCTGGTCGCTGCTGCTGCAGGAGCGCTGCAGCGTCTCCACGCTCGGCAGCGACCGCTGGGCGATCGAACGGTTCTACCACCCCCGGCGGGGCGAGCCGGGCCGCAGCTACACCCTGGCCGCCGGGCTGATCGAGGATCCGAACGGCTTCGACGCCGGCGCCTTCCGGATCGCGCCGCGCGAGGCCGAGCAGATGGACCCGCAGCAGCGGCTGCTGCTGGAGCTGGTGTGGGAGGCGCTGGAGGATGCGGGCCTGCCGCCCTCCACCCTCGCCGGCCAGCCGGTCGGCGTCTTCGTCGGCGCCTCTTCGGTCGACGCCTATACCCGGATCGTGGGCGATGCCAGTGGTATCGACACCCATTTCATGACCGGCAACACCGCGTCGATCATCGCCAACCGCATCTCCTACATCTACGACCTGCGCGGGCCGAGCCTGACCATCGACACCGCCTGCTCCTCGTCCCTCGTCGCGCTGGACGCGGCGGTGCGGGCGCTGGCCCGGGGCGAGATCGACACCGCAGTGGTCGCCGGGGTGAACATCCTGGGCGCGCCGCAGGCCTTCTACGGCTTCTCCCGTGCCGGCATGCTGTCGCCGACCGGGCTGTGCCGGCCCTTCGCCGCGGCGGCCGACGGCTATGTCCGCGCCGAAGGCGGCGCCGTGCTGGTGCTGAGCCGCCTTGACGCCGCCCGTTCGAACGGGCGCGTGCCGCGCGCCATGATCGACGCGACCGGCGTCAATTCCGACGGCCGCACCGTCGGCCTGTCGCTGCCCTCCACCGACGCCCAGCGCCGCCTGCTGGAGCAGGTCTACGGCGAGGCCGGCATCGACCCGAACGGCCTCGCCTTCGTCGAGGCGCACGGCACCGGCACCCGGGTCGGCGACCCGGCCGAGGCCGAGGCGATCGGCCGCGCGCTGGGCCAGAAGCGGGACGCGCCGCTGCCGGTCGGCTCGGTCAAATCCAACATCGGCCATCTCGAGCCGGCCTCGGGCCTGGCCGGGACGATCAAGGCGATCCTGGCGATCGAGCACCGGCTGCTGCCGGCGACGCTGCATCTCGACAGCATCAACCCGGACATCCCGTTCGACGCGCTGAACCTGGTGCCCGCGCGCGGCCCCGTGGCGCTGCAGCCGGGGCGCGGCCCGCTGACGGCCGGCGTCTCCTCCTTCGGCTTCGGCGGCACCAACGCCCATGCGGTGCTGCGGGCGCCTCGGCCGGAGGAGATGCCGGAGCCGTCGCCCGACATCCCGGCCGGCATCCTGCTGCTGTCGGCCCATGGCGAGGAGGCGCTGCGCAGCCTGGCCGGGCGCTATGCCGAGGCGCTGGAGCGGCCGGACGCGGTGCCCGCCCGGATCGCCCGCCACGCTGCCTATGACCGGGAATGGCTGCCGCACCGCCTGGCCCTGCCCCTCGGCGACGACGCCGCAGCGCTGCTGCGACGCTTCGCCGAGGGCGACCTAGCCCCAGGCGACCAGTCGGGGCCGCTGCTGTCGGCCCGCGGCGAGGGGGCCGCCGGGCCGGTCTGCTTCGCCTTCTCCGGCAACGGCTCGCAATTCGCCGGCATGGGCCTGCGCGCCTACCGCGCCAGCCGGCCGTTCCGCGAGGCCTTCGACGAGATCGATGCGCGCTACGCCGCCCTGGCCGGCTGGTCGCCGGCCGAGGCGCTGCAGGACCCGGCGCTGGAAGAGCGGCTGCACGCCACCTCCACCGCCCAGCCGCTGCTGTTCGCGGTGCAGGCGGCTCTGACCGCGGCGCTGGCCGCGGAGGGGCTGCGGCCCGCCATGGTGATCGGCCACAGCGTCGGCGAGGTGGCGGCGGCGCTGGCCGCCGGCATGGTGACGCCGGACCAGGCGGTCCGGATCATCCACTGGCGCAGCCGCTGCCAGGAGCAACTGCGCGGCCTGGGCAGCATGGCGGTGCTGATGCTGTCGCGCGAGGAGGCCGAGGCGGTGCTGGCCGAGGCCGGCCTGGCCGGGGTCGTGGTGGCCGCGGTCAACAGCCCGGTCTGCGTCACCGTCTCCGGCCCCAGGGACGAGATCGAGGCGCTGCTGAAGCTGGCGCGGCAGCGCCGGGTCGCGGCGCAGCGCGTCGGGGTCGACTACCCGTTCCATTCACCGCTGACCGCGCCGATCGAGGCGCCGCTGAAGGCGGCACTGGCCGGCACCGTCGCGGCCGACGGCCGGATCCCGTTCATCTCCGCCGTCACCGGCGGCCTGCTGGCCGGCGCCGCGCTGGATGCCGACTACTGGTGGCACAACATCCGCCAGCCGGTCGATTTCGCCGCGGCGGCGCGGACCGCGCTGGACCTCGGCGCCGCGATCTTCGTCGAGATCGGCCCCCGGCCGGTGCTGACCGGCCATCTGCGCGACATCGCCAAGGCGGCGGAGCGGGAGGCGGCGATCCTGCCGACGCTCGACAACCGGCCCGGCAAGCAGGCGACCGAGGACGGGCGGGACCCGGTCCGGCCGGTCGCGCTGCAGGTGCTGCTGCGCGGCGGCGCCGTCGACCGGGGGCCGCTGTTCGGCGCCCGCCCCGCCGGCCGGCGCCAGGCCCTGCCGCACTATCCCTGGCAGCGCCGCGACCTGCGCCAAGCCCCGACGCCGGAGCGCATCGACCTGTCGCTGGCCAAGCCGGCCCATCCGCTGCTGGGCGCCCGCCTGGGCGAGGGCACGCCGGAATGGCACGGGCTGCTGGACCCCGAGCTGCTGCCCTACCTCGCCGACCACAAGGTGGCGGGCGAGGTGGTGGTGCCCGGGGCCGCGCTGCTGGAGATGGCGGTCGCCGCCGGCCGGCAGTGGTTCGGCGCCGACGCCGTCGAGGTCGAGGATTTCGACATCCTGCAGGCGCTGATGATCCCCGAAGGGACGACGCGCGAGACCTGGCTGCGGCTGGCGCCGGCCACCGGCGCCGTCGAGATCCTGGCGCGGCAGCGCATGGCCGGGGAGGACTGGACGCTGCACGCCCGCGGCCGGGTCGGCCCGAGCCCGGTCGCCGCCGCGCCGGAGCGGGACGGCGCCCGGGACGACGACGCCCTACGCCCGGTCGATCCGGCGTCGATCTACGCCGCGGCCGCGTCGGCCGGGCTGGACTACGGTCCCGGCTTCCGCCGCGCCGCAGCCATCGCCAGCGACGACGAGCGGAGGATCACCGTCGACCTGGCGCCGGAGGCCGCGCAGAACGGCCTCTACACCACGCCGCACGCGCTGCACCCGACCACGCTGGACGCCGCCTTCCACGGCTTGTTCGCGCTGTACGAGCGGCTCGGCGGCGGCGAAGGCGGCGCCTTCCTGCCGGTGCGCTTCGCCGCGCTGCGCGTCTACCGCTCCGCCCCGGCCTGCCGGGCGCGCCTGGACCTGCGCCGCGCCACGCCGCGGTCGATCCTGGTCGACATCGCGCTCGAGGACGAGGCGGGCTCGGGGGGGGCCGAGCTGCGCGGCGCCCGCTTCCAGCGCAGCGCCCTGCGCCTGGCGGGCGGGGACGAGCTGTTGTACCGCCCGGTGCGCCAGCCCTGGGACGACGGCACCGCCGCCGTCACCGCGGCGGATCTCGACCAGGCCGCCGCCGGGCTCCTGGACCGGCACCAGGCCGGCGACGACTGGCTGCTGCTGACCGCCTGGGCGCGGTCGATGGCACATCGCGCCGTGCGGGCGGTCGCCGGATCCTCCCGCTTCACCGTCGAGCGGCTGTGCCGCGGCGGGCGCCTGGCCACGGCCGCGGGGCCGCGCTTCGAGGGGCTGCTGCGGATCCTGGCGGAGTTCGGGCTGGCGACCGAGCAGAACGGCGCCTGGCACCTGGCCCCCGCCCGCCTGCCGTCGCCGCAGGCGATCCTGCGGTCGATCCTGGCCGCGCATCCGGAGCGCGGCGCCGAGACGGTGATGGCCGCCCGGCTGTCGCGCGATCTGGTCGCGGCGCTGCGCAGCGGCGAGCCGCTGCGCTTCTCCAAGGGCGTCGAGGCGCATGCCCGCGCCGCCTCGCCGCTGCTGCCGCTGGCGGCGGAGCTGGTCGGGCGGCTGGCCGCCGGCCGTGCCGCGCCCCTGGCCCTGCTGCTGGTCGACCCCGAGGGCGAGCTGGTGCCGGCGCTGCTGCCGCTGGTCCGCGAGCGCGCCCTGACCGTGGCGGTGACCGGGCCGGAGCCCAAGGCGCTGGCCGGCCTGGCCGCGCGGACCCCGCGCCTGCCCGGGCTGCGGATCCTGGACGACCAGGCCGCGGCGCCGGCGGGCCGCTTCGACCTCGCCTTGGCCGTCGACGCCGTGCCGGCGGGGGACCCGGCGCGGCTGGCCCAGCAGATCGCCGGGCTGCTGCGCCCCGGCGCTCCGGCCGTCGCCATCGACACCATCCCGGACACGGTGACCGCCCTACTGCTCGACGGCAGGACCGACGGCGCCGCGGCGCCGGACGGGCTGGCCGGGGCCCTGGTCCAGGCCGGCTTCCGGCCGGCCTCCAGGCACCGCGCCGGCACCAGCGGCGCGACGGCGCAGCTGGCGGTCTGGGACCGGCCGGCCGCCGCCGTCCCGGCCCGGTCGATCCTGATCCGGCCGCCGGCCGCCGAGGCCGAGCTGCTGACCGACCTGGCCGACCGGCTGCGCCGGCAGGGGCACCAGGTCCGCATCGACCCGGCCGCCGCCGCGGCCGAGGGCGACACCGTGCTGCTGCCGCTGATGCTGGACGCGGCGCGCGACCCCGTCACCTTCCTGAGCGGCGCGATCCTGGCGCTGCGGGCGGAGGCCGAGGCCCTGCCGGCCGGCAAGGCCACCCTGTGGCTCGTCGCCCGCTGCGGCAAGGTGAACGGCAAGGCCGATGGCGGCCGCGGCCTGGCCGAGGCGCTGGCGGCCGCCGGCCGCACCCTGGCCAACGAGCATTCCGGCCTCGCCCTCCGCTTCGCCACCCTGGCCCCGGCGCTGGCCGACGACGCCGCGGCCGCGGCGCTGGCCGGGCTGATCGCATCGGACCCGGCCGAGACCGAGTTCGAGATCGACCGCGACGGCATCTTCGTCGGCCGGGTGGAAGCGGTGCGGCCGGCGCCGCAGGAGAGCGCGGCGGAGGACCGGGCCGCCCGCCTAGTCCTGGCCGCGCCGGGCAGCCTGGGCCGGATCGGCTGGACCGCGGCCGAGCGCCGGGCCCCCGGGCCGGAGGAGATCGAGATCGAGGTCGAGGCCAGCGGGCTGAACTTCCGCGACGTGATGTTCTCGCTGGGCCTGCTGCCGGACGACTATCTGGAGGACGGCTTCGCCGGCCCGACGCTGGGCTTCGAATGCGCCGGCACCGTCCGCCGCGTCGGCGCGGCGGTGACCGGCCTGCAGGAGGGCGACCGGGTGATGGCCTTCGCCCCGGCCGCCTTCGCCACCCATGTGACGGTGCCGGCCCAGGTGGCGATGCGGGTGCCAGAGGGAATCGACCCGGCCGCTGCGGCGACCATGCCGGTCGCCTTCATCACCGCCTGGTACGCGCTGGTGCACCAAGCCCGGCTGGGCCGCGGCGAGAGCGTGCTGATCCACGGCGCCGCCGGCGGCGTCGGCCTCGCCGCGCTGCAGATCGCCAAGCTGCGCGGCGCCACCGTGGTGGCCACCGCCGGCAACGAGGACAAGCGGGCCCTGGCCCAGCTGCTGGGCGCCGACCTGGTGCTGGATTCCCGGTCGCTGGCCTTCGCCGACGAGATCCGCTGGAAGCTGGGCGGCGTCGACGTGGTGCTCAACTCGCTGTCCGGCGACGCGATGCGCCGCAGCCTGCGGGCGCTGAAGCCCTTCGGCCGCTTCGTCGAGCTGGGCAAGCGCGACTTCGTCGTCGATACCGCGGTGGGGCTGCGCGCCTTCGCCCGCAACGTCTCCTATTTCGGGGTCGACGCCGACCAGCTGCTGAACGCCCAGCCCGCCCTGACCAGGCGCCTGCTGCGCGACCTGGACCGGCTGTTCGCGCAGCGCCGCCTGACCCCCCTGCCGCACCGGGTGTTCCCGGCCGACCAGGCGGAGGAGGCGTTCCGGCTGATGCAGGGCGCGGGCCATATCGGCAAAATCGTGATCACCCCGCCGCGCGAGATCCCAGCGGCGCCGGCGGCCGAGGCCCGGTTCGAGGCGCAGGGCACCGGCTTCCACCTGGTCACTGGCGGCACCGGGGGCTTCGGCTTCGCCGCCGCGCTGTGGCTGGCGGAGCACGGGGCGAAGACGATCGTCGTCGCGTCCCGCCGCGGTACGCTGGGCCCGGCGGAGAAGGCCGAGGCCGAGCGGCTGGCGAAGCAGGGCGCGACCCTGGCGGCCGAGCGGCTGGACGTCACCGACCGGGCGGCCTGCGAGAAGCTGCTGGCCGGGCTGGAGCGCCGGCACGGCCCGCTGCGCGGCATCATCCACGCCGCCATGGTGCTGGACGACGGCTTGCTGCGCGACCTGGACGCGGCGCGGATCGAGCGGGTGCTGGCGCCGAAGATCAAGGGCGCGATCCATCTCGACCTGGTCAGCCGCACCCGGGCGCCGGACTATTTCGTGCTGTTCTCCTCCGCCACCACGCTGATCGGCAATCCCGGCCAGGCCAATTACGTCGCCGCCAACGCCTATCTCGAGGCGCTGGCGCGGACCCGGCGGGCCCAGGGGCTGCCGGCGCTGGCCGTGGCCTGGGGCGCCATCGCCGATGCCGGGGTGCTGGCCCGCGACGCGGCCAAGGGCGACGCGCTGAAGCGGCGGATCGGCCGGTCGTCGCTGAAGGCGGCCGAGGCGCTGGCGCAGCTGGGCCGGCTGCTGGCCCGGCCGGCGGCGACGCCGGAGGAGGCGGTGGTGGCCTGCGCCCGGATCGACTGGCAGGCGGCGACCCGCGAGCTGCCGATCCTGGCCACGCCGCGGCTGGCGGCGATGGCCGATGGCCGCCGGGCCGAGGCGGCGGAGGCCGAGGTCGACCTCTCCGCCCTGATCGCGGGGCGGACCGACGCCGAGGCGCAGCGGATCGTGACCGAGACCATGCTGGCCGAGATCGGGCGGATCCTGCGCATGCCGCCGTCCGACATCGACGGCGACCGCCCCTTCGCGGAGCTGGGCATGGATTCGCTGATGGGGCTGGAGCTGGACGCGGCGATGCAGAGCCGCTACGGCATCGACCTGCCCTTCCTGTCGATCGGCGCCGGGCTGACGCTGAACGAGCTGAGCGGCCGCATCGTCGCCAAGCTGCGCGGCGCGCCGGCCGCCGGCCCCGAGGTGCCGCCGCCGAGCGAGGAGGCGCAGCTGATCGCCAAGCATGTCGAGGCCGAGCTGGAGGCCGACGCCGCCGTGCTGGTGCGCGAGGCGGTGCGGGACCGGGCCAAGACCACCCGCCGGGTGCTGGGATGA
- a CDS encoding aminotransferase class I/II-fold pyridoxal phosphate-dependent enzyme, protein MTKGRLSDAALRSLISEVRGKAAAPVEVPAAPEARSYDTAFETLPGYETLRMQRAAADLLGVASPFFRTHEQRAGAVSRIAGQEVINFASYDYLGLNGHPAVAAAAKAAVDEFGTSVSASRLVAGGRPFHAALERRLAEVHGVEDAVAFVSGHATNVSAIGQITGPADLILHDALIHSSVITGAQLSGAQRRAFPHNDLDTLEAILAAERDRWQRVLIVVESLYSMDGDTVDLPRLVALKQRFGAWLMVDEAHGLGVLGPTGRGIAEAAGVDPRQVDIWMGTMSKTLASCGGYIAGPGALVEYLKLTASGFVYSVGMPAPATMAALTALELLMADTDGRVARLRANSRHFLERAQAAGLDTGLAQGHAIVPIILGDSLQAVLLSNRLLERGVNVSPIVHPAVPEKSARLRCFVTSEHTPDQIDRAVAIIAEERETLRREAPTVARLKSLAS, encoded by the coding sequence ATGACCAAGGGACGTTTGTCGGACGCCGCGCTGCGGTCGCTGATCTCCGAGGTGCGCGGCAAGGCCGCGGCGCCGGTCGAGGTGCCGGCGGCGCCGGAGGCGCGGTCCTACGACACCGCCTTCGAGACCCTGCCGGGCTACGAGACGCTGCGGATGCAGCGCGCCGCGGCCGACCTGCTGGGCGTCGCCAGCCCGTTCTTCCGCACCCACGAGCAGCGCGCCGGGGCGGTGTCGCGGATCGCCGGTCAGGAGGTGATCAACTTCGCCTCCTACGACTATCTCGGGCTGAACGGCCACCCGGCCGTGGCCGCGGCGGCGAAGGCGGCGGTCGACGAGTTCGGCACCTCGGTCTCGGCCAGCCGCCTCGTGGCGGGCGGGCGGCCGTTCCATGCGGCGCTGGAGCGGCGGCTGGCCGAGGTGCACGGGGTCGAGGACGCGGTCGCCTTCGTCAGCGGCCACGCCACAAACGTCTCCGCCATCGGCCAGATCACCGGGCCGGCCGACCTGATCCTGCACGATGCGCTGATCCACAGCAGCGTGATCACCGGCGCCCAGCTGTCCGGGGCGCAGCGGCGGGCCTTCCCGCACAACGACCTTGACACGCTGGAAGCCATCCTGGCGGCCGAGCGCGACCGCTGGCAGCGCGTGCTGATCGTGGTCGAGAGCCTGTATTCGATGGACGGCGACACCGTCGACCTGCCCCGGCTGGTGGCGCTCAAGCAGCGCTTCGGCGCCTGGCTGATGGTCGACGAGGCGCATGGGCTGGGCGTGCTGGGCCCGACCGGGCGCGGCATCGCCGAGGCCGCCGGAGTCGACCCGCGGCAGGTCGACATCTGGATGGGCACGATGTCGAAGACGCTGGCCTCCTGCGGCGGCTACATCGCCGGGCCGGGCGCCCTGGTCGAATACCTGAAGCTGACGGCGTCGGGCTTCGTCTACAGCGTCGGCATGCCGGCGCCGGCGACGATGGCGGCGCTGACGGCGCTGGAGCTGCTGATGGCCGACACGGATGGCCGCGTGGCCCGGCTGCGGGCCAATTCCCGGCATTTCCTGGAGCGCGCGCAGGCCGCCGGGCTGGACACCGGCCTGGCCCAGGGCCATGCGATCGTCCCGATCATCCTGGGGGATTCGCTGCAGGCGGTGCTGCTGTCGAACCGGCTGCTGGAGCGCGGCGTCAACGTCTCGCCGATCGTGCATCCGGCGGTGCCGGAGAAATCGGCCCGGCTGCGCTGCTTCGTGACGTCGGAGCACACCCCGGACCAGATCGACCGAGCCGTCGCCATCATCGCCGAGGAGCGGGAGACGCTGCGGCGCGAGGCGCCGACGGTGGCAAGGCTGAAGTCTCTCGCATCCTGA